The Blautia pseudococcoides genome segment ACCAGTCCTGTTGCCGATCAGGGGATAAGCCACATGAAAAAGCCTCAGGTCGGAATCCTGTGGATGCACGTCCGGCTCAGTGGATGCCATGTACAGGGGGATGTAATAATTATTTGTATTTTTCATGACTTCCTGATACATTTCACGCAGATACTTATCATTTTCACTGTCCCACATGGCCCCGTCTGAGCGTTTATACCTGTCATACTGACACATCAAGCCATCTTCACCCACAATAGCCACCGCTACAGTATTTTTAATATAATCATAGTCTGACAAAGTATTATATAACGCATTATATCCGTTACTGTCATAAAAAGATTGGACCTTATTATAAATATCAGAGGATACCACCATCTCACTGCCAAAATTTATGTGTTCTTTAATGGAGTAATTCACATTTTTCTGTACAGAAACCAATACCGCATTTTCCGTTTCAAAGCTCTGCTCCACCAGGTAATTCAGGTATTCATTTTTCAGATATCCCTGAAATACAAGGGCCATTACCAGGACTGCCAGTGAAAACACAAGAACAAAAGAAGATACGATATGCTCCTCAAAATATGTTTTCATCTTTTTGTATAAATGCATGGGACCCCCTCTTCTTTCTTGGCGGCGTCCATACCGCTTACTCTGTCTTACTGTCTGCCGCCTTCACTTCCTCTGCCACCGCCTGAATCTGCCCATCCACATCCTTTTTGAACTGTTCCCAGGCATCCGGTTGGTCTACAAAATATTTGGGGCAGATTTTCTCTGTCACGTCATAATGGCGGATAACATCACTGCTCTCCAGACCGAAACGGTAGCAGAGCCATCCCACCAGTTTGACCAGAGAATCATATGTTGCCTCTGTAAACTCACCGGTCTCGTCCTTGTGGCAGCACTCAATGGACAGCGTATCATCATTGCGGGAGTTGGATGCATAGGCAATCTCTGAGCTGGGAATGCACTGGACGATCTCCCCCTCAATGCCAATAACAAAGTGGCTGCTTACTTTTGTCTCATGGCTGTCTTTCAGTCCTTCAAAATAGTTTCTGTTCTCCGCTGCTGTACTTCCCGGATTGGCCGTATAGTGCACTACGATGCCCTTTATTTTCTTCAGGGGGATACCGGGCCTTGAGTATTCATTCACATCCAGCAGATTGACCTCAAAAGGCGGCGCCCCTATAAAACTGCCGTTCTCCTGTGTAACCTGTGCCTGCAGCTTGTCCAGCCTGGCATCCTCTATCCTCCCTGTCACGATTTTTATGACCCCTGCTGCAAAAATAATTCCCAGAAGAACCAGACCAAAAAGCATAAGCCTTCTGTTTCTCTGTTTCCTTCTGTTTACCCTTCTGTAATCTCTCCTGCTATGACCTCTCCTTTGTCCCATAAGCGTTTCTCCCCATTATTTATGTATTTTTACCGCAACTGTTTATCCCCACTATACAGCGGGGTGTACGTTTCTCTTCACGGATGACTTCCCCTGCAAAAGACAAAAGGCTGTTGCCACTTTAGCAACAGCCTCTGTTCTTGTATCAATAGGAGATACACAATGCCCGTGCTTCCTATTATTCGTCTACACTGTAATTCGGTGCTTCTTTTGTAATGTGAATGTCGTGCGGATGAGATTCTTTCAGAGACGCGGCCGTGATCTTCACAAACTGTCCTGTCTGTTTCAGAGTCTCAATATCTTTTGCTCCGCAGTAACCCATACCGGAACGGAGACCACCCACTAACTGGAAGACTGTGTCCTCCACATGGCCTTTATAAGCAACTCGTCCTTCTACGCCTTCCGGAACCAGTTTCTTGGCATCCTGCTGGAAGTAGCGGTCCTTGCTGCCGTTTTCCATTGCGGCGATGGAGCCCATACCGCGGTAAACTTTGTATTTTCTCCCCTGGTATAACTCAAAGTCTCCGGGGCTTTCGTCACATCCTGCGAAGATACTGCCCATCATGCAGACATTGGCCCCTGCTGCAATGGCTTTTGTCATATCTCCTGAATATTTGATACCGCCGTCTGCGATGATCGGGATACCCGCCTCTTTTGCTGCTGCGTAGCACTCCATAATAGCCGTGATCTGCGGTACACCGATACCTGCAACCACACGTGTGGTACAGATGGAACCGGGACCGATACCAACCTTCACAGCATCCACACCGGCCTGGATCAGGGCTTTTGTTGCTGCTGCGGTTGCCACATTGCCTGCAACTACCTGCAGATTCGGATGTTTTGCTTTGATTTCTCTGACTGCTTTGAGAATGTTGGCGGAATGTCCGTGTGCAGAATCCACAACAATGACATCAACCTGTGCTTCCACTAATGCGTCCACACGGGCCATAACATTGGCTGTGATGCCTACTGCGGCACCGCACAGCAGTCTTCCCTGCTCGTCCTTTGCGGATAACGGATATTTAATCTGTTTCTCTATATCTTTAATGGTAATAAGACCTTTTAAGTTGAAGTTTTCATCGACAATCGGAAGTTTTTCTTTTCTTGATTTTGCGAGGATCTTTTTCGCTTCCTCTAAAGTTACGCCTTCTCTGGCTGTAACCAGATTCTCTGATGACATGCTTTCTTTGATCTGCTTGCTGAAATCCTCTTCAAATTTCAGGTCGCGGTTGGTGATGATACCCACCAGCTTCCTGCCCTCTGTGATGGGAACACCGGAAATACGGAATTTCGACATTAAATTGTCGGCATCCTCCAGGGTATGCTCAGGAGAGAGGTAGAAGGGATCTGTGATAACACCGTTCTCGGAACGCTTTACCTTGTCCACCTCGTCCGCCTGTGCTTCCACAGACATATTTTTATGGATGATACCGATACCTCCCTGTCTCGCCATGGCGATGGCCATACGGTATTCGGTAACTGTATCCATCCCTGCACTCATCATCGGAATGTTTAACTTCACTTTTTTTGTGAGATTAGTCGACAAATCAACTTGATTGGGGATTACTTCAGAATACGCCGGAACCAGCAGCACATCGTCGAAAGTAATGCCTTCACCAATAATCTTACCCATTTTCGTTCTCCCTTCGATTGTTTATAGTAAAATAATATAACAAATTACGACAAACCTGTCAATCCGTAAAAACTTTTCTCGGACAGCTTTTTTCAATATTTTTGATCAGTTCCATGTCCGGCTCGATCAGCACTTTACAGACTTCTTTGTCGTCCGGGATGATCATTGCATAAATCTTATGGGATGGATTTCCGGATGAAAAATCGTAAACTTTAATATTTTTATTGTGGTTCTGGTAGTCCAGGCGGTGTGACTGCACGGGAGCCATAAGTTCCATTTTAGAAAGATCCAGGCTCTTGATCCTCTTCCTTTTTGCTCTGGAAGCGATCCGGTCAATGTCCAGTTCTCCGTTCACATAGAGATATTCAAATTCCAGGTCCAGGTTCGGCAGCAGAAAATACGCAGCCACTCCCAGCACTACAGCTACAACCAGGGCAATGGGTGTAAATAAAATACCGACAACCGCTGCCAGTACGATCAATGTGATAACCAGTACCTTGATTGCTTTCTCCTTTATGGTCTGCTCTTTTTTCACGAGCAGCTCTGAGTACGCGTCGTTCATGTTTTCCTCCTTAGGTATCAGCTTTTGCTTATAAGTCTATCACAAAGAAATGCCGGTGTCCATATGACACCGGCATAAGAAATGTGAATTTTCTATTATATATTACATCATTCCCATTCCGGGAGCACCGCCTGCCGGCATAGCCGGTGTTTCTTCTTTGATGTTGGAAACAACAGCTTCCGTTGTCAGCAAAGTACCTGCAACACTTGTTGCGTTCTGCAGTGCGCTTCTTGTAACTTTTGTAGGATCCAGGATACCTTCTTTTACCATATCCACGTATTTCTCGTTTAATGCGTCAAAGCCTACACCTGTCTCGGCTTCTTTTACTTTGTTGATGATCACAGAACCTTCCAGGCCTGCATTTGCTGCAATGTGGTACAGAGGAGATTCCAGAGCTTTCAGAACTACTCTTGCGCCTGTCTTCTCGTCTCCTTCCATTCCGGCGATCAGTTTCTCAACTTCTTTGGATGCATGGATGTAAGCAGATCCGCCGCCTGCGATGATACCTTCCTCAACAGCTGCTCTTGTAGCGTTCAGAGCGTCTTCCATACGCAGTTTTGCTTCTTTCATCTCCGTCTCCGTAGCAGCACCTACACGGATAACTGCAACGCCGCCAGCCAGTTTTGCAAGTCTTTCCTGTAATTTCTCTTTATCGAATTCAGATGTTGTCTCAGTGATCTGAT includes the following:
- a CDS encoding peptidoglycan recognition protein family protein, translating into MGQRRGHSRRDYRRVNRRKQRNRRLMLFGLVLLGIIFAAGVIKIVTGRIEDARLDKLQAQVTQENGSFIGAPPFEVNLLDVNEYSRPGIPLKKIKGIVVHYTANPGSTAAENRNYFEGLKDSHETKVSSHFVIGIEGEIVQCIPSSEIAYASNSRNDDTLSIECCHKDETGEFTEATYDSLVKLVGWLCYRFGLESSDVIRHYDVTEKICPKYFVDQPDAWEQFKKDVDGQIQAVAEEVKAADSKTE
- the guaB gene encoding IMP dehydrogenase yields the protein MGKIIGEGITFDDVLLVPAYSEVIPNQVDLSTNLTKKVKLNIPMMSAGMDTVTEYRMAIAMARQGGIGIIHKNMSVEAQADEVDKVKRSENGVITDPFYLSPEHTLEDADNLMSKFRISGVPITEGRKLVGIITNRDLKFEEDFSKQIKESMSSENLVTAREGVTLEEAKKILAKSRKEKLPIVDENFNLKGLITIKDIEKQIKYPLSAKDEQGRLLCGAAVGITANVMARVDALVEAQVDVIVVDSAHGHSANILKAVREIKAKHPNLQVVAGNVATAAATKALIQAGVDAVKVGIGPGSICTTRVVAGIGVPQITAIMECYAAAKEAGIPIIADGGIKYSGDMTKAIAAGANVCMMGSIFAGCDESPGDFELYQGRKYKVYRGMGSIAAMENGSKDRYFQQDAKKLVPEGVEGRVAYKGHVEDTVFQLVGGLRSGMGYCGAKDIETLKQTGQFVKITAASLKESHPHDIHITKEAPNYSVDE
- a CDS encoding DUF6106 family protein, with translation MNDAYSELLVKKEQTIKEKAIKVLVITLIVLAAVVGILFTPIALVVAVVLGVAAYFLLPNLDLEFEYLYVNGELDIDRIASRAKRKRIKSLDLSKMELMAPVQSHRLDYQNHNKNIKVYDFSSGNPSHKIYAMIIPDDKEVCKVLIEPDMELIKNIEKSCPRKVFTD